In a single window of the Biomphalaria glabrata chromosome 5, xgBioGlab47.1, whole genome shotgun sequence genome:
- the LOC106064821 gene encoding snaclec crotocetin-like, with protein MFVPFSQLKLLTLFLLFKGAYSDLQAYGCDEGWTNHGEHCYLLVGSNAGADSARLSCQAMGSSLASVWSQVEKDFILSLWRYPAEQISFLWIGLRGTSDGLWSYDDSSLFKKTSVTWTILDGVSGVPVATPQKCIALRNSGSVAFLDCVMAADAFVCKKALPKVFVTASLLNHTGPIPTNPLGHAQLFERMYPPVLRFLPGSGSYLTDTLVTTEVGCAFTCFSLSGCQVFQVSCNTLTKCEDFKCTLFSDFTV; from the exons ATGTTTGTTCCGTTTAGTCAACTGAAACTTTTGAccttatttctactttttaaag GCGCATACAGCGACCTACAAGCCTACGGATGTGATGAGGGCTGGACCAATCACGGGGAGCACTGCTACTTGCTGGTGGGTAGCAACGCTGGCGCCGACTCCGCCAGATTGAGCTGCCAGGCAATGGGCTCGTCTCTAGCCAGTGTCTGGAGTCAAGTGGAAAAAGATTTTATATTGTCTCTATGGAGG TATCCAGCGGAACAAATCAGTTTCCTGTGGATCGGATTGAGAGGGACATCGGATGGTCTGTGGAGTTACGATGATAGttcgttatttaaaaaaacaa GTGTGACGTGGACTATACTTGACGGAGTATCTGGAGTTCCGGTGGCCACGCCCCAGAAATGTATCGCGTTGAGAAATAGCGGAAGTGTGGCTTTTCTCGACTGCGTGATGGCAGCTGATGCTTTTGTTTGCAAGAAAG CTCTGCCCAAAGTGTTTGTCACAGCGAGCCTACTAAATCACACTGGTCCGATTCCAACCAATCCTCTGGGACACGCTCAACTTTTTGAAAGAATGTACCCACCTGTCCTTCGGTTCCTGCCAGGGTCAGGCTCTTACTTAACTGATACTCTGGTCACTACAGAGGTGGGATGTGCCTTCACATGTTTCAG CCTGTCCGGATGTCAGGTATTTCAAGTCAGCTGTAACACACTTACCAAATGTGAGGATTTTAAATGTACACTGTTTTCTGACTTCACTGTTTAG
- the LOC106064650 gene encoding uncharacterized protein LOC106064650, which translates to MLILSDAELSPLMMSSESSVVPCHPQGSERDLVMSGAYQEFPESPQRSHHAQRHRGHLHQWDINDNVLPTPDTHDPFELWPTGHSRRVYQADSDDARRHVSGWAMRNTNNHNALILKKSCLGVLVCSMDCMLESGRKVHLRPAICDKARRKQMGKPCPNPGCPGKLDLLSCRGHCGYPVTHFWRHVNRYVYFQAKGFHDHPRPEVKSLSEKGRHAFTKQLKQEGDRVNPMTLKRRFPILTNEEIPDKKMFISAQDEVMCSCPPFECVCPKSHSHMVNTSMGYFKDTHAGHYLPHRSHHGVGAGLEQLAAAPFTQINITNTCLPPSTVDVTIPGYDLYASCPRFGFHPHLLDSEVRMFSNCNTKEDPSSSQSRIHGGDYRQHDLSSCASVPSGHTTSTPQRTMASFNAVDDRDEFSRFRLSTGQSFSSPSPVNDTRGQVVKTEPGTAFFCSRSPSSPSSRAYTSDMYRDLSPEYQSPPPSPRLEDYQNKFNSAHEEFSKEQQDQEPTYITLTSPQRDAKSISDTRDFNACRLSYTNTPPNTTCSALDNILYPPQPTQVTRVDSVPSGLVSHRPPAQRESFITAQMSHSRRSSTSLLHRSPMGNAEALNPTGTSQRGNSFPTSYSSTPLHIDPSTTPITMNNDPCLPTYPSTGSNYTSLGAPYGYFCNEMLQTPAQQAYRNRSINITLTYN; encoded by the exons ATGTTGATCCTAAGCGATGCTGAACTCTCACCTTTGATGATGTCATCGGAGTCTTCCGTTGTACCTTGTCACCCGCAGGGGTCGGAGCGGGACTTGGTAATGTCTGGAGCCTATCAGGAGTTCCCGGAGTCTCCACAGCGATCCCATCATGCCCAGCGCCACCGCGGTCATCTGCACCAATGGGACATCAACGACAACGTCCTGCCCACG CCGGACACGCACGACCCCTTTGAACTGTGGCCCACAGGACACAGTCGGAGGGTGTACCAGGCCGACAGCGACGACGCCAGGAGACACGTGAGCGGCTGGGCCATGCGCAACACCAACAACCACAACGCCCTGATACTGAAAAAGTCCTGCCTGGGTGTCCTCGTCTGCTCAATGGACTGCATGCTGGAGTCCGGCCGGAAAGTGCACCTCCGGCCGGCCATTTGCGACAAAGCCAGGAGGAAACAAATGG GCAAGCCGTGTCCAAATCCCGGGTGCCCAGGGAAACTTGACCTTCTTTCATGTCGCGGCCATTGTGGTTACCCGGTGACCCACTTCTGGAGGCACGTGAACCGTTACGTCTACTTCCAGGCCAAAGGCTTTCACGATCACCCAAGACCGGAAGTGAAATCTCTGTCGGAGAAAGGAAGACACGCCTTCACTAAACAGCTGAAACAAGAGGGG GACCGTGTGAACCCAATGACCCTGAAACGAAGATTTCCTATTTTGACCAATGAAGAAATTCcggataaaaaaatgtttatctctGCACAAG ATGAGGTCATGTGCTCTTGCCCACCATTTGAATGCGTTTGCCCAAAGTCACATTCCCACATGGTCAACACATCCATGGGATATTTTAAAGACACCCACGCTGGGCATTACTTACCTCACAGATCCCACCATGGCGTCGGGGCTGGGCTGGAGCAGCTGGCTGCCGCCCCTTTCACCCAGATTAACATCACCAACACGTGCCTACCACCGTCAACCGTGGACGTGACCATCCCCGGTTACGATCTGTACGCTAGTTGCCCGAGGTTCGGGTTCCATCCCCATCTTCTGGACAGTGAGGTGAGGATGTTCAGCAACTGCAACACGAAGGAAGACCCTAGCTCGTCCCAGAGCCGCATTCATGGAGGCGACTACAGGCAACACGATCTGAGCTCATGCGCGTCTGTTCCGTCGGGCCATACTACAAGCACACCGCAAAGGACGATGGCATCTTTTAACGCAGTCGATGACAGGGACGAGTTTTCGCGGTTTCGGCTTTCCACGGGACAGAGCTTTTCATCCCCTTCTCCTGTGAATGATACTCGAGGTCAGGTCGTTAAGACAGAGCCGGGAACTGCCTTCTTCTGTAGTAGGTCTCCATCATCACCCTCTTCGCGCGCCTACACTTCTGATATGTATCGAGATCTTTCTCCAGAATACCAGAGTCCTCCTCCATCACCCAGGCTAGAGGACTACCAAAACAAATTTAACTCAGCTCACGAAGAGTTCAGCAAAGAGCAGCAAGACCAGGAGCCGACCTACATCACGCTTACCTCCCCTCAACGAGACGCCAAGAGCATCAGCGACACACGCGATTTTAACGCTTGTAGGCTCAGTTACACCAACACACCTCCCAACACGACGTGTTCGGCTTTAGACAACATTCTGTACCCTCCCCAACCGACGCAAGTAACGCGAGTGGACAGCGTGCCCTCAGGTCTGGTGTCACACCGTCCTCCAGCACAAAGAGAGTCGTTCATCACAGCCCAAATGTCGCATTCCAGGCGGTCATCGACATCTTTGCTGCACAGGTCGCCCATGGGTAACGCTGAAGCTCTTAATCCCACTGGAACTTCCCAAAGAGGCAACAGTTTTCCGACCAGCTACAGCAGCACCCCTTTACACATCGACCCCTCCACGACCCCCATCACGATGAACAATGATCCCTGTTTGCCAACATATCCTTCCACTGGCAGCAACTACACGAGTCTTGGTGCTCCATACGGGTACTTTTGTAACGAGATGCTGCAGACTCCAGCCCAACAGGCGTACAGGAACCGAAGCATTAACATTACATTAACATATAACTGA